In Patescibacteria group bacterium, a genomic segment contains:
- a CDS encoding DUF5660 domain-containing protein: MATPKKKQTIGNKDSALEQLRDLGTDVVKSAQSDLVAGVAGGILNDLFAPKSQDLKPNQEVFVSSETTLRPRQPEGQRPEFVLFTAQEANLAHEVEAVRTELKRTVEELKALNTAVIEVEKAVALTPVKAGKYHLSFFGKLQAILRLFRQQVSESRVWLEETFAKKRKKQYWSMFKKHGTTFGLSSERALASQAG; the protein is encoded by the coding sequence ATGGCTACGCCAAAGAAAAAACAGACCATCGGCAATAAAGATTCTGCTCTTGAGCAATTGCGTGATTTGGGTACGGATGTCGTCAAAAGTGCGCAAAGTGACCTCGTGGCCGGCGTGGCCGGTGGTATTCTCAACGATTTGTTTGCCCCAAAAAGTCAAGACTTAAAACCGAATCAGGAAGTTTTTGTCTCTTCAGAAACAACTTTGCGACCAAGACAACCGGAGGGACAAAGACCGGAGTTTGTTTTATTTACCGCCCAAGAAGCTAATTTGGCCCATGAAGTTGAGGCCGTCAGAACCGAACTGAAAAGAACCGTTGAGGAATTAAAGGCATTAAATACGGCCGTCATTGAAGTTGAGAAGGCTGTAGCTTTAACTCCTGTTAAAGCCGGCAAATATCATCTGTCCTTTTTCGGAAAGCTCCAAGCCATTTTAAGACTTTTCCGTCAGCAGGTTTCCGAATCCCGAGTTTGGTTGGAAGAGACCTTTGCGAAAAAAAGAAAGAAACAATATTGGTCCATGTTTAAAAAACACGGCACGACTTTCGGTTTATCTTCAGAAAGAGCTCTGGCCAGTCAAGCTGGTTAA
- the thrS gene encoding threonine--tRNA ligase translates to MDNDDLKKIRHSCEHVLTQAMLKLYPKIKMAMGPATENGFYFDFDSQKIKINEDDLTRIEEEMRKIAKADLPIRQEKVTVTKARQLFKGNPYKQEWLDEIDKRNEEVSLYWTGQEFVDLCSGPHVSSTGKIGYFKLLSVAGAYWRGDEKNKMLTRIYGTSFATKEELDCYLWQIEEAKKRDHRKLGKELGLFILTDEVGPGLIIWTPKGATLRREVENFIIEEQTKRGYQHVYTPHIGKKSLWVTSGHWDLYRDKMYAPMKIDNEDYLVKPMNCPMHMMVYKSQLRSYKDLPVRLAENATVYRYEQTGELSGMVRVRYITQDDAHLFCREDQVIQEFVGVVDYIMFLLKTFQINDFYLRLSLRDPKNKDKYLGNDEIWQEAETKIEEAVKKTGLTPKKAEGEAAFYGPKLDVMVKDSLGREWQCGTVQVDFMLPERFNLEYVDRDGQKKRPVLIHRAPLGALERWVGLLIEHYAGNFPLWLSPVQVTIIPIAERHADYASEVKKLLAEQKIRVEIDDRNETMQAKVREATLQKVPYMVIIGDKEAKNKTIAVRTRKGQDQGETELNKFILKIAEEIKSKSITD, encoded by the coding sequence ATGGATAATGATGATTTGAAAAAAATAAGACATTCCTGCGAGCACGTCTTAACTCAGGCCATGCTCAAACTTTACCCAAAGATTAAGATGGCTATGGGGCCGGCGACGGAAAACGGTTTTTATTTTGATTTTGACAGTCAAAAGATAAAAATTAACGAAGACGATTTAACGAGAATTGAAGAAGAGATGAGAAAAATCGCCAAAGCCGATCTTCCCATCAGACAGGAAAAAGTCACAGTTACCAAAGCCAGACAACTTTTTAAGGGAAATCCTTACAAACAAGAATGGCTTGATGAAATTGATAAAAGAAACGAAGAAGTCAGTCTTTACTGGACAGGTCAAGAATTTGTTGATCTTTGTTCGGGTCCTCATGTGTCTTCAACCGGAAAGATCGGTTATTTTAAACTCCTCTCCGTAGCCGGAGCTTATTGGCGCGGCGACGAAAAAAACAAAATGCTGACCCGTATTTATGGCACCAGTTTCGCAACTAAGGAGGAACTCGATTGTTATCTTTGGCAAATTGAAGAGGCGAAAAAAAGAGATCATCGCAAATTGGGCAAAGAATTGGGTTTGTTTATTCTCACCGACGAAGTTGGTCCGGGACTGATTATTTGGACGCCTAAAGGAGCCACTTTAAGAAGGGAAGTTGAAAATTTCATTATTGAAGAACAAACCAAAAGAGGTTATCAGCATGTCTATACACCGCATATCGGTAAAAAATCCTTATGGGTTACCTCGGGCCATTGGGATTTGTATCGAGACAAGATGTATGCCCCTATGAAAATTGACAACGAAGATTATTTAGTGAAACCCATGAATTGTCCGATGCACATGATGGTTTATAAAAGCCAACTGCGAAGTTATAAAGACCTACCCGTGCGCCTTGCCGAAAATGCCACGGTTTATCGTTACGAACAAACCGGAGAACTTTCCGGCATGGTCAGAGTTCGCTATATCACTCAGGACGATGCCCATCTTTTTTGCCGGGAAGATCAGGTTATTCAAGAGTTCGTCGGTGTCGTTGATTACATTATGTTTCTTTTGAAAACATTTCAAATTAATGACTTTTACTTAAGACTCTCTTTAAGAGATCCCAAAAATAAAGACAAATATCTGGGAAATGACGAGATTTGGCAAGAAGCCGAAACGAAAATCGAAGAGGCGGTTAAAAAAACAGGTTTAACCCCCAAAAAAGCCGAAGGAGAAGCGGCTTTTTACGGACCAAAACTGGATGTCATGGTTAAAGATTCCTTGGGCCGGGAGTGGCAGTGCGGCACGGTTCAGGTTGATTTTATGCTGCCCGAAAGGTTTAATCTTGAGTATGTTGATAGGGATGGTCAGAAGAAAAGACCGGTTTTAATTCATCGGGCCCCCCTGGGAGCCCTAGAGAGATGGGTTGGCCTTTTGATTGAACACTACGCCGGTAATTTCCCCCTTTGGCTTTCTCCAGTGCAGGTTACCATTATTCCCATTGCCGAAAGACATGCAGATTACGCCTCTGAGGTTAAAAAACTTCTTGCCGAACAAAAAATTCGCGTGGAAATTGACGACCGCAACGAAACAATGCAGGCTAAAGTGAGGGAAGCGACTTTACAAAAAGTTCCGTATATGGTAATAATAGGGGATAAGGAAGCGAAAAACAAAACGATTGCGGTCCGAACCAGAAAGGGCCAGGACCAAGGAGAGACAGAATTAAATAAATTTATCTTAAAAATCGCGGAGGAAATAAAATCCAAAAGTATTACCGACTAA
- the infC gene encoding translation initiation factor IF-3: MDEKGKQIGVLTKDEALQKARDLELDLVEFAPNAQPPVAKIIDFKKFRYLENKRDQEIKKKTHEVEVKEIRLRPFIGNHDFEVRVKQAEGFIKEGNRLKVVVKFQGREFTKKEFGFNIIKKFTEALAKVAEPQGLVHFEGRALISHFAPVKQAYAKNEDEKSRQ; this comes from the coding sequence TTGGACGAAAAGGGTAAGCAAATCGGTGTTTTGACTAAAGACGAAGCCCTACAAAAGGCCAGAGACTTAGAACTTGATTTGGTGGAGTTTGCTCCTAACGCCCAACCGCCGGTGGCTAAAATTATTGATTTTAAAAAATTTCGGTACCTGGAAAATAAAAGGGATCAAGAAATAAAGAAAAAAACCCATGAGGTTGAAGTTAAAGAAATCAGATTAAGACCGTTTATAGGCAACCACGATTTTGAAGTCAGGGTTAAACAAGCCGAAGGGTTTATTAAGGAAGGAAATCGTCTCAAAGTTGTCGTTAAATTTCAGGGAAGAGAATTCACCAAAAAAGAATTCGGGTTTAATATTATTAAAAAATTTACGGAGGCATTGGCCAAAGTGGCCGAACCTCAAGGGTTAGTTCATTTTGAGGGACGGGCTTTAATCTCGCACTTTGCACCGGTGAAACAAGCATATGCCAAAAATGAAGACGAAAAAAGTCGTCAGTAA
- the rpmI gene encoding 50S ribosomal protein L35, translating to MKTKKVVSKRFKITKNGKIIRGRQMGRHLRINKNKTHQRRLKEPGKVAGKLAKSVRRFLPYGQ from the coding sequence ATGAAGACGAAAAAAGTCGTCAGTAAAAGATTTAAAATTACCAAAAACGGGAAAATCATTCGCGGCCGACAAATGGGTCGGCATTTAAGAATTAACAAAAATAAAACCCATCAGCGCCGTTTAAAAGAACCGGGGAAAGTTGCCGGCAAATTAGCTAAATCCGTCAGAAGATTTTTACCGTATGGGCAATAA
- the rplT gene encoding 50S ribosomal protein L20, with amino-acid sequence MARVKRGTISRQRHKKIFELNKGYRMTRRRLIKVASESALHAGEYAFAGRKNKKRDLRRLFITRINGACENLGLSYSQFIAGLKKAKITLDRKILAELVSSDFETFKKVVEKARA; translated from the coding sequence ATGGCACGAGTAAAAAGAGGCACGATCAGCCGCCAACGTCATAAAAAGATTTTTGAGCTTAATAAGGGTTACCGGATGACCCGCCGAAGACTGATTAAGGTCGCTTCGGAATCGGCTCTCCATGCGGGAGAGTATGCTTTTGCCGGCCGAAAAAATAAAAAAAGAGACCTTCGCCGTTTGTTTATAACCAGAATTAACGGCGCTTGCGAAAATCTTGGCCTTTCTTACAGTCAATTCATCGCCGGTTTAAAAAAGGCAAAGATTACTCTTGACCGAAAAATTTTAGCCGAATTAGTAAGTTCTGATTTTGAGACTTTTAAAAAGGTGGTCGAAAAGGCCAGGGCTTAA
- the pheS gene encoding phenylalanine--tRNA ligase subunit alpha, with product MEEKLMALKNEAIAIIWQTKDLADLENLRIKYFGKNGELTNTLRELPKLEITERRRLGVLANDVKTAIEHAITETKEKILGEEKKEEWFDVTKPGFKFPLGHLHLISQTIAEIDLIFAKIGFTRVAYPEVEWDWYAFEGLNMSQNHPARDEWETFFIENLFHQKYGVGLLTPHTSSGQLREMERKKKPPIRMLNIAKCYRRQSDVSHAPMFYQFEGLVVDQNINITHLKGTLDYFVKEFFGKTRKTRIRPFHFQFTEPSFEVDVTCMVCQGKGCRACKEGWMEIGGAGMVHPTVLRNGGFNPKLYSGFAFGWGVERVLMMKYGIPDIRLLFNGDLRFLNQF from the coding sequence ATGGAAGAAAAATTAATGGCTCTTAAAAACGAGGCAATCGCCATCATCTGGCAAACCAAAGATTTGGCTGACTTGGAAAATTTACGAATAAAATACTTTGGAAAAAACGGTGAGTTAACCAACACCCTTAGAGAGTTGCCTAAACTTGAAATTACCGAACGCCGGCGCTTGGGGGTTTTGGCCAATGACGTTAAAACCGCAATCGAACACGCCATAACTGAAACTAAGGAAAAAATTTTAGGAGAAGAAAAGAAAGAGGAATGGTTTGACGTCACTAAACCCGGCTTCAAATTTCCCTTGGGCCATCTTCATCTTATTTCCCAAACGATTGCGGAAATTGACCTCATTTTTGCAAAAATCGGCTTTACCAGAGTGGCTTATCCTGAGGTCGAATGGGACTGGTACGCTTTTGAGGGTTTAAATATGAGCCAAAACCATCCGGCCAGGGACGAATGGGAAACTTTTTTTATTGAAAATTTGTTTCATCAAAAATACGGCGTCGGTCTTTTAACGCCTCACACGTCTTCGGGGCAACTTCGGGAAATGGAGAGAAAGAAAAAACCACCGATAAGGATGCTCAATATCGCCAAATGTTACCGACGACAATCGGATGTTTCTCATGCCCCCATGTTTTATCAGTTTGAGGGTTTAGTTGTTGATCAAAACATTAATATCACCCATCTTAAGGGAACCTTGGATTATTTTGTCAAAGAATTTTTTGGAAAGACTAGGAAAACGAGGATTCGTCCCTTTCATTTTCAATTTACCGAACCTTCTTTTGAAGTTGACGTCACCTGTATGGTTTGTCAGGGAAAGGGTTGCCGAGCCTGTAAAGAGGGTTGGATGGAAATAGGGGGCGCGGGAATGGTTCATCCGACGGTTTTGCGAAACGGCGGTTTTAATCCCAAACTTTATAGCGGTTTTGCTTTCGGTTGGGGAGTCGAAAGGGTTCTGATGATGAAATACGGCATTCCCGATATCAGACTTTTATTTAACGGCGACTTACGATTTTTAAACCAATTTTAA
- the pheT gene encoding phenylalanine--tRNA ligase subunit beta — MNILISDSWLRDFLKTKATAYEIGQSLSLCSQSVERIKKVGHDFLYDIEITTNRPDCFSVYGLARELAAILPRFNFPAKFNAGEVAKIQEPEGKNALPLEVKITDPNLCPRFTALIFEIPKLGPSPKIVQERLEKAGIRALNNVVDISNYLMIELGQPMHTFDYDKIKGAKMTLRSTQKEEKITTLDKQTRILPKETIIIEDGEERIIDLCGIMGAYNSAVDEKTRRVLLFVQTYDPARIRRTCQLLGFRTEAASRFEKGVDPESVPLAIGKALKMFEENCQAKIVSRLIDLYPKKQKVKKVRLDLTLLARIMGLEIPKKEITEILESLGFLLKMNDPSLITATVPHWRYQDISIPEDLIEEVARIYGYNRLPNTPLPVLADNESQEKFFWEGSIKTALKYWGFTEITNYSLIDENSLKKVNLEPCDYLKIANPLTEDLLYLRPSLLPSLLRIISQNQANFSAMRIFEIANVYLPQGENHLPDEIKMFSGLYTGHDFFALKGLLENLLENLGITDYQFATSLPTTSIFNSQKTAEILIKGKSIGLLGEINQKISHSFSVTSKLIGFDIELESLIKNATKIKKYQPLISFPPIIEDLSFVIKNKIEVAKIIVAIKSVDRLITQVDFLGSFEDTQTFRISYQSRTKTLQSQEAEKIRNKIINEIKQKFGAYLK; from the coding sequence ATGAATATTTTGATCAGTGACTCATGGTTAAGGGATTTTCTTAAAACTAAAGCTACGGCTTACGAAATCGGGCAGTCTCTGTCTTTATGCAGTCAATCGGTCGAAAGAATTAAAAAAGTTGGTCATGATTTTCTTTATGATATTGAAATCACGACCAACCGGCCGGATTGTTTTTCCGTTTATGGTCTGGCCAGAGAATTGGCGGCCATCCTCCCAAGATTTAACTTTCCGGCAAAATTCAACGCAGGGGAAGTAGCTAAAATTCAAGAACCTGAAGGAAAAAATGCTTTGCCCCTGGAGGTTAAAATTACCGACCCAAATTTATGTCCGAGATTTACGGCTCTCATTTTTGAAATCCCAAAACTTGGCCCCTCACCAAAGATTGTCCAGGAAAGGTTAGAAAAAGCGGGCATAAGAGCCCTAAATAATGTCGTCGACATCTCCAATTATCTGATGATTGAACTTGGCCAGCCAATGCATACTTTTGATTACGACAAAATTAAAGGGGCTAAAATGACTCTTCGCTCAACCCAAAAGGAAGAAAAAATTACAACTTTGGATAAACAAACAAGAATCCTGCCTAAGGAAACAATCATTATTGAAGACGGGGAAGAAAGAATTATCGACCTTTGCGGGATTATGGGAGCTTATAATTCCGCGGTTGATGAAAAAACCCGAAGGGTTCTTCTCTTTGTGCAAACTTATGATCCCGCCAGAATCCGCCGCACCTGTCAACTTTTAGGTTTCCGAACCGAAGCCGCCTCAAGGTTTGAAAAAGGAGTTGATCCTGAAAGTGTTCCTTTAGCTATTGGCAAAGCCCTAAAGATGTTTGAGGAAAATTGCCAGGCTAAAATCGTGAGCCGCTTAATTGATCTTTATCCTAAAAAGCAAAAAGTGAAAAAAGTTCGGCTGGACCTGACTTTACTTGCAAGAATCATGGGTCTAGAAATTCCTAAAAAGGAAATTACGGAAATCCTCGAATCTTTAGGCTTTCTCCTCAAAATGAATGATCCCTCACTTATAACGGCGACGGTTCCTCACTGGCGCTATCAGGATATTTCCATTCCCGAGGACTTAATTGAGGAAGTTGCCAGAATTTACGGTTACAACCGACTCCCGAATACTCCTTTGCCGGTTCTTGCTGACAACGAAAGCCAGGAAAAATTTTTCTGGGAGGGAAGCATCAAAACAGCTTTGAAGTATTGGGGGTTTACCGAAATTACCAATTATTCCCTAATCGATGAGAACTCGTTAAAAAAAGTTAATCTTGAACCTTGTGATTATTTGAAAATTGCCAATCCCTTAACCGAAGACCTCCTCTATTTAAGACCAAGTCTTCTGCCCTCGCTTCTGCGGATTATTTCTCAAAATCAAGCTAATTTTTCGGCCATGAGAATTTTTGAAATCGCTAATGTTTATCTGCCACAAGGAGAAAATCATTTACCGGATGAAATTAAAATGTTTTCAGGGCTTTATACCGGTCATGATTTTTTTGCTCTTAAAGGACTTCTTGAAAATCTTTTGGAGAATTTAGGGATAACCGATTATCAATTTGCAACTTCGTTGCCAACGACGAGCATTTTTAATTCCCAAAAAACAGCCGAAATCTTAATCAAAGGCAAGTCAATCGGCCTTTTGGGAGAGATTAACCAAAAAATCTCACATTCTTTTTCTGTAACTTCAAAATTAATCGGTTTTGATATCGAACTTGAGTCTTTAATAAAAAACGCGACAAAAATAAAAAAATATCAACCGCTTATTTCTTTTCCTCCCATTATCGAGGATCTTTCTTTTGTCATTAAAAATAAAATTGAGGTGGCCAAAATAATCGTGGCCATTAAGTCCGTTGATAGATTAATTACCCAGGTTGATTTCCTGGGCAGTTTTGAAGACACCCAAACGTTTCGAATCAGTTATCAATCAAGAACCAAAACCTTACAAAGCCAGGAAGCAGAAAAAATAAGAAACAAAATTATAAACGAAATCAAACAAAAATTCGGCGCTTATCTTAAATAA